The following proteins are encoded in a genomic region of Tuberibacillus sp. Marseille-P3662:
- a CDS encoding amidohydrolase, giving the protein MKTFVEDYLSMNQGVFERVSEYIYNHPETRFEEYASSEFLAAECEKQGFSVERHVANIETAFTATYGSGEPVIGFLGEFDALSGLSQEPNATSYKPLDRDVGHGCGHNLLGTGAFAAACAAKAYLEKHHLDGTIKFFGCPGEEGGSGKTFMVREGVFDGVDTALTWHPSPSNSIMSLSSLANYQVYFKFNGVSAHAANAPHLGRSALDAVELMNVGVNYLREHIIQEARIHYAVTHTGGISPNVVQANAEVLYLIRAPRVHQVDDIFNRVKKIAEGAALMTDTELSIEFDKACSNYIPNRRLEKILYNNFQDVNIDQPTKDEVAFAKDIWSSLSEAEQDNFLDSMKGFGYVGDGREFSGKYLSDAISSYHASNDILSGSTDVSDVSWVVPTAQLTSSTSTLGTHLHTWQMTTQGLSRYALRGTLRAAETMALTGLQVLTNPKDLEAIKEEFHQFRENNDYHCPIPKDVTPSKLYEH; this is encoded by the coding sequence ATGAAAACATTTGTTGAAGACTATCTAAGCATGAATCAAGGGGTATTTGAGCGAGTCAGTGAATATATCTATAACCACCCTGAAACGAGATTTGAAGAGTATGCCTCTTCGGAGTTCTTGGCTGCTGAATGTGAGAAGCAGGGCTTTAGTGTAGAGCGTCATGTAGCTAATATTGAAACGGCCTTTACAGCTACCTATGGCAGTGGCGAACCTGTCATTGGATTTCTAGGTGAATTTGATGCCCTCTCTGGTTTAAGTCAAGAACCCAACGCAACCAGCTATAAGCCTCTGGATAGAGATGTTGGTCACGGATGTGGCCATAACTTACTAGGAACGGGTGCTTTTGCTGCTGCTTGCGCCGCCAAAGCCTATCTTGAAAAACATCATCTAGATGGAACGATCAAGTTTTTTGGTTGTCCAGGTGAAGAAGGCGGATCAGGAAAAACATTCATGGTAAGAGAAGGCGTATTTGACGGTGTCGATACAGCATTAACTTGGCATCCATCGCCATCCAATTCCATTATGAGCCTATCCAGCTTAGCCAATTACCAAGTGTATTTCAAATTCAATGGTGTCTCAGCGCATGCCGCCAATGCGCCCCATTTAGGTCGAAGTGCATTAGATGCCGTTGAATTAATGAATGTGGGGGTCAACTATTTGCGCGAGCATATCATCCAAGAAGCGCGTATCCATTATGCCGTTACACATACAGGGGGCATCTCACCTAATGTCGTTCAGGCGAATGCAGAAGTATTGTATTTAATCCGCGCTCCAAGGGTCCATCAAGTTGATGACATCTTCAACAGAGTGAAAAAGATAGCCGAGGGTGCCGCATTAATGACCGACACTGAACTGTCCATTGAGTTTGATAAAGCCTGTTCGAATTATATTCCTAATCGTCGTTTAGAAAAGATCTTATATAACAACTTTCAAGACGTTAATATTGATCAACCGACGAAAGACGAAGTCGCATTTGCTAAAGACATATGGTCTTCACTCTCAGAAGCTGAACAAGATAACTTTTTAGATTCCATGAAGGGTTTTGGTTATGTGGGTGACGGCCGTGAATTTTCCGGAAAGTACTTATCGGATGCTATCTCTTCCTATCACGCATCCAATGACATTCTTTCAGGTTCAACTGATGTCTCAGATGTCAGTTGGGTTGTTCCTACGGCGCAACTCACATCATCAACTTCGACACTCGGAACCCATCTGCATACTTGGCAAATGACCACTCAAGGACTCAGCCGCTATGCGCTTAGAGGGACTCTCCGTGCTGCAGAAACCATGGCATTGACTGGACTACAAGTATTAACAAATCCAAAAGATTTGGAAGCTATCAAAGAAGAGTTCCATCAATTTAGAGAAAACAATGACTATCACTGTCCGATACCGAAAGATGTGACACCTTCAAAGCTTTATGAACATTAG
- a CDS encoding M20 family metallo-hydrolase → MSELAVWMADKLCQLNLTHNMNHSEGFSRLGYTEEEASAQQAFVRIAQELGLVTSQDQAGNVWAVWDIDHKAKTIAMGSHLDTVYNGGGYDGVAGVLCALAAVKILKDKQFRPHKNIAVICFASEESARFGISTLGSKAISGQFEKAALAEVTDCDGITVKQAMEDFGLKWDEIEQAALPEDHLACFLELHIEQGEQLQAAQADIGIVHGVARPIRLMIKAIGMSNHTGTTPMDRRQDAFVAISPLIRFINEEALKAHTHESPSLVATVSTIHLKPNAMNMIPGEVELGIDIRSVDDNAKQSFVKNIKDYCFNIEQNNDVSIEIQTLVNDNSVTLDDHVMQKLIDASKKLGLQTQVMDSGAGHDVMNMAHKWPSGLIFIPCKNGISHHPEESTSINELIKGTQVIQAFIENESHSSD, encoded by the coding sequence ATGAGTGAATTAGCCGTTTGGATGGCAGACAAGTTATGCCAATTGAATCTAACTCACAATATGAATCATTCAGAAGGTTTTTCACGGTTAGGATACACAGAAGAAGAGGCATCTGCCCAGCAAGCATTCGTACGCATCGCACAAGAACTCGGTCTAGTCACTTCGCAAGATCAAGCCGGTAATGTCTGGGCTGTATGGGACATTGATCATAAGGCCAAAACAATCGCCATGGGTTCTCACCTTGATACGGTCTACAACGGTGGCGGCTATGACGGAGTGGCTGGGGTGTTATGTGCATTAGCTGCGGTTAAGATTTTAAAAGATAAACAGTTTCGCCCCCATAAAAATATTGCTGTCATCTGCTTCGCCTCTGAGGAATCCGCCCGTTTTGGGATTTCAACGCTTGGAAGTAAAGCTATATCTGGTCAATTTGAAAAAGCAGCATTGGCTGAGGTGACTGATTGTGATGGGATAACAGTCAAACAAGCAATGGAAGATTTCGGATTGAAGTGGGACGAGATTGAGCAAGCGGCATTGCCTGAAGACCATTTGGCATGTTTTTTGGAACTGCACATCGAACAAGGCGAGCAATTACAAGCAGCTCAAGCAGATATCGGTATCGTCCATGGCGTTGCCCGACCTATAAGGTTAATGATTAAAGCTATAGGTATGTCGAATCATACGGGGACAACCCCCATGGATCGCCGTCAAGATGCATTCGTCGCCATATCACCTTTGATTCGTTTCATAAATGAGGAAGCTTTAAAAGCTCATACACATGAATCCCCTTCACTGGTTGCAACGGTCAGCACCATCCATTTAAAGCCAAATGCTATGAATATGATTCCAGGAGAAGTGGAACTAGGCATCGATATTCGCAGTGTTGACGACAACGCCAAGCAAAGTTTTGTAAAGAACATTAAGGACTATTGTTTCAATATAGAACAAAACAATGATGTGTCTATAGAAATACAAACATTAGTCAACGACAACTCTGTCACTTTAGATGACCACGTGATGCAAAAATTAATAGACGCCTCCAAAAAGTTAGGATTGCAAACACAAGTCATGGATAGTGGCGCTGGTCACGATGTTATGAATATGGCTCACAAATGGCCTTCAGGGTTGATTTTCATTCCATGCAAAAATGGAATCAGCCACCACCCCGAGGAGTCCACCTCTATTAATGAATTAATCAAAGGCACACAGGTCATACAAGCTTTCATAGAAAACGAGAGTCATTCATCAGATTGA
- a CDS encoding sigma-54-dependent Fis family transcriptional regulator, producing MFDGRLTKAVWKRFVSDGVIDSTRINKRIVESWYLCRNKGVDPYQGEGSHILSSQQLMNRKEKNTLLLELALPYLKNLYPKLKATHALLLLIDPEGYVIRTIGHEKAMEQAKQINFIEGVRWTENQVGTNSIGTALRIDEPIKIIGTEHYAKASHSWVCSASPIHDDDGEIVGILDVSIPIDKSVKDDDVLASLVATAYKIERQWKIRMDEEEVTLLKYATEQPSTNKLTLVCNRKGQIIKANPAFRQAYQNWSHTTLEQIMAEGFQSEKQIPIYSQSQIIGYKMDLYREKRKMQRSGNRYDNLNFKGVKGASAIFESVLQYTEKASKTDASIHITGATGTGKEVLAHTIHSNSDRQNGPFIAVNCGAIPESLIESELFGYAPGAFTGAKRQGYKGKIEQANHGTLFLDEIGEISPTMQVALLRILEEKSLTPIGGMNPIPIDIRLVTATHQNLAELVKTGQFRADLYYRIMVFPIQLPSLAQRPEDIPYFIEYFCKQHDWHVSWDASMMKPFQNYHWPGNIRELFNILERLRILYGDQLPQIDEIEGVIPSTDLSSNVLEPTTLSYREQLELKKIKHKLEETNGNANEAAKQLDIPRSTFYRKLKKYHL from the coding sequence TTGTTTGATGGACGGTTGACCAAGGCTGTTTGGAAACGATTTGTGAGTGATGGAGTGATCGATTCCACAAGGATCAATAAGAGAATCGTAGAATCATGGTATCTATGCCGTAATAAGGGGGTCGACCCTTATCAAGGAGAAGGTAGTCACATTTTATCTAGTCAACAGCTCATGAACCGCAAAGAAAAAAATACCCTTCTTTTGGAACTGGCATTACCGTATTTGAAAAACTTGTACCCAAAATTAAAGGCGACTCATGCTTTACTATTGCTTATAGACCCTGAAGGTTATGTGATTAGGACGATAGGACATGAAAAGGCAATGGAGCAAGCGAAACAAATTAATTTCATCGAAGGGGTTAGGTGGACGGAAAATCAAGTAGGTACCAATTCGATCGGCACAGCCCTTCGCATAGACGAACCGATCAAAATTATCGGGACAGAACATTACGCAAAAGCTTCCCATTCGTGGGTTTGTTCCGCATCACCTATTCACGATGATGATGGGGAGATCGTTGGCATTTTAGATGTTTCGATCCCGATTGATAAGTCTGTTAAAGATGATGATGTGCTAGCTTCATTAGTGGCTACAGCATATAAAATTGAAAGACAATGGAAGATAAGAATGGATGAAGAAGAAGTGACCCTCCTTAAATATGCAACTGAACAACCGTCTACAAACAAACTTACGCTTGTTTGTAATCGAAAGGGTCAAATTATAAAGGCTAATCCAGCCTTTCGACAAGCTTACCAAAACTGGTCTCATACGACATTAGAACAGATCATGGCAGAGGGATTTCAGTCGGAAAAGCAAATACCTATTTATTCTCAGTCGCAGATCATCGGATACAAGATGGATCTGTATCGTGAGAAAAGAAAGATGCAGAGAAGCGGAAATAGGTATGATAATCTTAACTTTAAGGGTGTCAAGGGCGCCAGTGCCATTTTTGAATCGGTATTGCAGTATACGGAGAAGGCTTCTAAAACAGACGCCTCCATTCACATAACTGGTGCGACGGGGACGGGTAAGGAAGTGTTGGCACATACGATCCATTCGAATAGTGACCGCCAAAATGGGCCGTTCATCGCCGTTAATTGCGGTGCCATACCTGAGTCTTTAATAGAAAGTGAATTATTTGGTTATGCCCCAGGAGCGTTTACGGGAGCTAAGCGTCAGGGGTATAAAGGGAAAATTGAACAAGCGAATCATGGCACGTTGTTTCTTGATGAAATCGGTGAAATAAGTCCAACCATGCAGGTGGCCCTTCTAAGGATTTTGGAGGAAAAAAGCCTAACACCTATAGGGGGCATGAATCCCATTCCAATTGATATCCGATTAGTGACGGCAACGCATCAAAACTTGGCAGAGCTTGTTAAAACAGGTCAATTTCGTGCTGACCTATATTATCGGATTATGGTATTCCCTATACAGCTTCCTTCATTAGCGCAAAGACCTGAAGATATCCCCTACTTTATAGAATATTTTTGTAAGCAACATGATTGGCATGTATCTTGGGACGCGTCAATGATGAAGCCATTTCAAAATTATCATTGGCCAGGTAATATTAGAGAGTTATTCAATATATTAGAACGTCTGCGAATTTTGTACGGTGACCAATTACCTCAGATTGATGAAATCGAAGGGGTTATCCCTTCTACTGACTTATCTTCAAATGTATTAGAACCGACAACCTTATCTTACCGTGAACAATTGGAGTTAAAGAAAATTAAGCATAAGCTTGAAGAGACAAATGGCAATGCGAATGAAGCCGCCAAACAACTCGATATCCCCCGAAGTACATTTTACCGTAAATTGAAAAAGTATCACCTTTAA
- a CDS encoding alpha-ketoacid dehydrogenase subunit beta has translation MSRKISFADAVNEALKTAMRKDSNVMMLGEDVAGGAEVDHLQDEESWGGVMGVTKGLVGEFGRDRILDTPITEAGYIGAAASAAATGMRPVAELMFNDFLGSCLDEVMNQTAKLRYMFGGKAKVPVTIRTMHGAGFRAAAQHSQSLYGMFTAIPGLKVVVPSTPYDAKGLLLSAIFDDDPVIFFEDKTLYNIKGEVPEDDYLIPLGQAEIKRKGTDLTIVSIGKQVNTAFKAADQLAKKGIDTEIVDPRSLSPLDEETILSSVMKTGRLIIVDEANPRCGVAADISSLVADKGFDYLDAPIKKITAPHSPIPFSPVLEDAYLPSPEKIIQAVSEMIEDESIVTL, from the coding sequence ATGAGTAGAAAGATATCTTTTGCCGACGCAGTCAATGAAGCTTTAAAAACAGCCATGCGGAAGGATAGCAATGTCATGATGCTAGGAGAAGATGTGGCCGGTGGGGCAGAAGTCGATCATTTGCAAGATGAAGAATCCTGGGGCGGTGTTATGGGCGTTACGAAAGGCCTTGTTGGTGAATTTGGTCGAGACCGTATTCTTGACACACCGATTACTGAAGCTGGATACATTGGGGCTGCTGCTTCCGCTGCTGCAACGGGAATGAGGCCTGTAGCTGAATTAATGTTTAACGATTTTCTGGGAAGTTGCTTGGATGAGGTCATGAATCAGACAGCCAAATTGCGTTATATGTTTGGAGGGAAAGCTAAAGTACCTGTCACCATTCGGACAATGCATGGCGCTGGGTTTCGTGCGGCAGCTCAACATTCCCAGTCTCTTTACGGTATGTTTACGGCCATCCCCGGTTTAAAGGTTGTTGTTCCTTCGACCCCTTATGATGCAAAGGGACTATTATTATCTGCCATCTTTGATGATGATCCGGTCATCTTTTTCGAAGACAAAACCCTCTACAATATAAAAGGTGAGGTACCAGAAGATGACTACCTCATTCCACTTGGCCAAGCAGAAATTAAACGGAAAGGGACAGATTTAACGATTGTCTCGATTGGTAAACAAGTAAACACAGCATTTAAGGCAGCCGACCAGTTAGCCAAGAAAGGCATTGATACGGAAATTGTCGATCCGAGAAGTTTATCCCCTTTGGATGAAGAGACGATTCTGTCTTCGGTGATGAAAACGGGACGGTTAATCATTGTCGACGAAGCGAATCCACGTTGTGGGGTTGCTGCAGATATTTCATCGCTTGTCGCTGACAAGGGCTTTGACTATTTGGATGCTCCCATTAAAAAGATTACGGCACCTCACAGTCCCATTCCATTCTCTCCTGTGCTAGAAGATGCTTATTTGCCATCTCCCGAGAAAATTATTCAGGCTGTGTCTGAAATGATTGAAGATGAATCAATCGTAACGTTATAA
- a CDS encoding dihydrolipoamide acetyltransferase family protein gives MATQIIMPKMGMSMEEGTVVKWLKEEGEWVEKGESVVEISSEKVEKEIEAPGDGFLININANEDDMVSVGHPIAYIGEVNEKIENDYPVSSTTEWQASNKEVAVTTQVEEAKNDPLPQESSRKVRISPAARKLAKIEGIDIDRLTGTGPKGRITKTDIEREVSAKGIESSKPEVSQYQYHSSAVTEEKTEEAKKRTPVSGMRKVIASRMHESLQQSAQLTLTVKANAAQLVQLREQIKDDFEHVGDEAHLTLTDFIARAVVKSLQLHKRMNSTYEHETIYTYDHVHLGVATALDNGLTVPVVKEAETLSLSNLSKEIRSITTKVRSGQYETGDIKGSTFTITNLGSSGIEFFTPILNPPETGILGIGSIQQSPVYNSDGEIERGFLLPLSLTFDHRVLDGEPASQFLQTVKKYIEHPHILMI, from the coding sequence ATGGCAACCCAAATCATTATGCCTAAGATGGGTATGAGTATGGAGGAAGGTACGGTCGTTAAGTGGCTTAAAGAGGAAGGAGAGTGGGTGGAAAAAGGAGAAAGCGTTGTCGAAATTAGTTCGGAAAAAGTGGAAAAAGAGATTGAAGCCCCTGGAGACGGTTTTTTAATCAATATAAATGCGAATGAAGACGATATGGTCTCAGTTGGGCATCCGATTGCTTACATCGGAGAAGTAAATGAGAAAATTGAGAACGATTATCCTGTTTCTTCAACCACTGAATGGCAGGCGTCCAATAAGGAAGTGGCCGTTACGACTCAGGTTGAAGAAGCAAAAAATGATCCCTTGCCACAGGAATCATCCCGAAAGGTGCGCATTTCACCTGCAGCCCGCAAGTTGGCTAAAATAGAAGGGATAGATATTGATAGATTAACAGGAACTGGGCCGAAAGGGAGAATTACAAAAACAGATATTGAAAGGGAAGTATCAGCAAAGGGGATAGAGTCAAGTAAGCCTGAAGTGAGTCAATATCAATACCATAGTTCAGCGGTAACGGAGGAAAAAACTGAAGAGGCTAAAAAAAGGACGCCAGTTTCAGGGATGCGTAAAGTGATTGCCTCTAGGATGCATGAAAGCTTGCAACAAAGTGCGCAATTGACATTGACGGTTAAAGCTAATGCGGCGCAACTGGTACAACTTAGAGAGCAGATCAAGGACGACTTTGAGCATGTAGGCGATGAAGCTCATCTAACTTTAACAGATTTTATCGCAAGGGCTGTCGTAAAAAGTCTCCAATTACACAAGCGAATGAACAGCACTTACGAACATGAAACTATCTACACTTATGATCACGTTCATCTTGGGGTAGCCACAGCGCTGGATAACGGATTGACTGTCCCAGTTGTGAAAGAGGCAGAGACGCTTTCACTAAGCAACCTTTCAAAGGAGATTCGATCGATTACAACCAAAGTAAGATCTGGACAATATGAAACTGGAGATATAAAGGGATCGACATTTACAATCACCAATCTCGGTTCATCAGGGATCGAATTTTTCACGCCTATTTTGAACCCACCAGAAACTGGAATATTAGGAATTGGATCCATTCAACAATCTCCTGTTTACAACTCAGATGGAGAGATTGAACGCGGTTTTCTTTTACCATTAAGTCTAACTTTTGATCATAGAGTGCTGGATGGGGAGCCAGCTAGTCAATTTCTTCAGACAGTAAAAAAATATATTGAACACCCTCATATTCTAATGATATAA
- a CDS encoding DUF3231 family protein translates to MARGRNIAEKHLEIIGKIIRNDHLPTPSTWDAQATDSPETPFSDKLYCDDERFGDRPMERRLVRAKG, encoded by the coding sequence ATGGCCAGAGGGCGAAATATTGCTGAAAAACATCTGGAAATTATCGGTAAAATCATAAGGAATGACCATCTGCCAACGCCTTCAACATGGGACGCTCAAGCTACGGATTCACCAGAAACTCCATTTTCAGACAAGCTATATTGCGACGATGAACGCTTCGGGGATCGGCCTATGGAGCGGCGATTGGTTAGAGCCAAGGGCTGA
- a CDS encoding tripartite tricarboxylate transporter substrate binding protein, which translates to MNNFFKGSILYFFVLILILSGCSSQDSSGSQDGNSEKYPTKSIQLIVPWGAGGDTDAIFRLVAKGLEKQLDQTVVVKNVEGGSGTVGAQKALNADNDGYTLLAGHDSIAMSRLVGSADFGYFDFEPVALMTSTYDAVATSPENPWDNMEDVVKDANEHNGELSFAASLGSTSQLEPALIQTAADIKFNIIGYEGTAKRMKAVVGNHVDFGGVSVVAGKEYLKDDKMKLLGYLGPERSPILPDVPTLKEQGIDVVSATNRGVYAPKGTPESIVKKMSKALKKVANSQAFKDKMKSLGTDVNYKGYKEFSDFLNENQKNMKDALEKSGLSKQ; encoded by the coding sequence GTGAATAATTTTTTTAAAGGTTCTATCTTATATTTCTTTGTTTTAATTCTCATTTTATCCGGTTGTAGTTCACAGGATTCATCCGGCAGTCAAGATGGGAATAGTGAAAAGTATCCAACAAAATCCATTCAATTAATTGTCCCATGGGGAGCTGGTGGAGACACTGATGCCATTTTTCGCTTGGTGGCAAAAGGGTTAGAAAAACAATTAGACCAAACCGTTGTTGTTAAAAACGTCGAAGGTGGAAGTGGCACTGTCGGCGCACAAAAAGCATTAAATGCTGATAATGATGGATATACGCTTCTTGCTGGACATGATTCGATTGCCATGTCAAGGTTAGTCGGAAGTGCCGATTTCGGCTATTTTGATTTTGAACCAGTCGCATTAATGACCTCGACTTATGATGCTGTTGCAACAAGTCCTGAGAATCCGTGGGATAACATGGAAGATGTTGTTAAGGATGCTAATGAACACAATGGAGAGTTGTCATTTGCTGCGTCACTTGGTTCGACCTCTCAACTGGAACCTGCCCTAATTCAAACAGCCGCCGACATTAAATTCAATATCATAGGCTATGAAGGAACAGCAAAAAGAATGAAGGCTGTTGTTGGTAATCACGTTGATTTTGGAGGTGTTTCAGTTGTTGCTGGAAAGGAATATTTAAAAGACGACAAAATGAAACTTTTAGGGTATCTTGGCCCAGAAAGAAGCCCTATTCTCCCAGATGTACCTACTTTAAAAGAGCAAGGCATTGACGTTGTATCAGCGACAAATAGGGGTGTTTATGCTCCGAAAGGGACACCCGAATCTATTGTTAAAAAAATGAGTAAAGCTTTAAAAAAGGTTGCTAACAGTCAAGCTTTTAAGGATAAAATGAAATCATTAGGTACTGATGTCAACTATAAAGGTTATAAAGAGTTTAGTGATTTCTTAAATGAAAATCAGAAAAACATGAAAGACGCGCTTGAAAAAAGTGGTTTATCAAAACAATAA
- a CDS encoding tripartite tricarboxylate transporter TctB family protein: MVKAKRDCMNAILILVFCGFVYFETLSISAPAFGKTGGAFFPKIVISIVALLGICLLINSLFRMKKETTDKLNLSIPKLIKENKKVLLTFIIFGTYVVLLGLIGYIISTMLFLMTLYLLLTPKIQKVWIVGLGYIVLTLIVFFIFQNILSVFLPKGTFF; this comes from the coding sequence ATGGTAAAAGCGAAACGTGATTGCATGAATGCAATTCTGATTTTAGTATTTTGTGGCTTTGTTTATTTCGAAACTTTGTCAATATCAGCCCCGGCTTTTGGTAAAACCGGAGGGGCCTTTTTTCCGAAGATTGTTATAAGTATTGTTGCGCTGCTAGGCATTTGTCTCTTAATTAACAGCCTTTTTAGAATGAAAAAAGAGACAACAGACAAACTTAACCTTTCTATTCCTAAATTGATTAAAGAAAACAAAAAAGTGCTATTAACGTTTATCATCTTTGGAACCTATGTCGTATTGCTTGGATTGATTGGTTACATTATTTCAACCATGTTGTTTCTAATGACACTATATTTGTTGTTGACACCTAAAATACAAAAAGTTTGGATCGTTGGATTGGGGTATATTGTATTAACGTTAATCGTATTTTTTATATTTCAGAATATCCTTTCAGTATTTTTACCCAAAGGAACATTTTTTTAG
- a CDS encoding tripartite tricarboxylate transporter permease: protein MENVLMSLETILNVQTLVILLIGVTVGIIVGSIPGFTITMGVALTLPFSFSMDPINGIALMMGVQVGGSSGGLITASLLGIPGTPSAMATTFDGYPMARNGQPGKALAIGLGASFVGSIIAGIILIFMAPLLAQWATEFGPWELFALMLFGLSAIASLGDGSLIKGLVAGGLGLMFALVGIDPLQGTPRFTFGFTQLQAGFNFLPVLIGLFAFSQLLGDIKKPPKSYQVDKTTEVSYSFTKTVGDLSRSFVNLIRSSLIGTFVGILPAAGGSIANILSYDVAKKFSKIPHKFGKGIKDGLIASEASNNSSVGGALVPMLAFGIPGDAVTAMMLGALLIHGIQPGPLLMETQPILVYGIFISFFIATIFMLVVQIFGIKVFLKINQIPQHYLIPTILLLCALGSFAINNRVFDIWVLLLFGIIGYWMKSNDFPLPPFVLGVILGPMVETNLRQAISTDSNLLLFITRPISGVLIGLAVLSMIYSIYSSVKTRHVANSNHSPPESKVL, encoded by the coding sequence ATGGAGAACGTACTTATGAGCCTTGAGACCATATTAAATGTACAAACACTGGTGATTCTCTTGATAGGTGTCACCGTCGGTATTATTGTAGGCAGCATTCCTGGTTTTACCATTACTATGGGTGTGGCGCTCACCTTGCCTTTCAGCTTTAGTATGGACCCTATTAATGGGATTGCATTAATGATGGGTGTACAAGTTGGGGGCTCTTCAGGCGGATTGATTACCGCATCTCTATTGGGAATACCGGGAACACCCTCCGCAATGGCGACAACCTTTGATGGTTATCCAATGGCACGAAACGGTCAACCGGGGAAAGCACTGGCCATTGGTCTAGGGGCATCGTTTGTCGGATCAATTATTGCAGGGATTATTTTAATTTTTATGGCACCACTACTGGCACAATGGGCAACTGAGTTTGGCCCTTGGGAGTTATTTGCCCTTATGCTTTTTGGATTAAGTGCGATCGCCAGTCTGGGTGACGGTTCTTTAATCAAAGGACTAGTTGCTGGTGGCCTTGGTTTAATGTTTGCCCTTGTAGGGATTGATCCACTTCAGGGGACACCGAGGTTTACTTTTGGTTTTACTCAATTACAGGCTGGCTTTAACTTTTTACCGGTATTAATTGGTCTTTTTGCGTTCTCTCAATTGCTAGGGGATATCAAAAAACCACCCAAATCTTATCAAGTTGATAAAACAACTGAAGTGTCTTATTCCTTTACGAAAACGGTCGGTGATCTATCAAGATCTTTTGTCAATCTGATTCGTTCAAGTTTGATAGGTACATTTGTAGGGATTTTACCGGCGGCAGGTGGGAGTATTGCAAACATTTTAAGTTATGATGTAGCAAAAAAGTTTTCTAAAATCCCCCATAAATTTGGTAAGGGTATAAAAGATGGACTTATTGCATCTGAAGCTTCCAATAACTCATCGGTAGGCGGCGCATTAGTACCTATGCTGGCGTTTGGTATTCCCGGAGATGCAGTGACAGCGATGATGCTCGGTGCCTTACTCATTCACGGCATTCAGCCAGGTCCTTTATTGATGGAAACACAACCCATTTTAGTCTACGGTATTTTTATCTCATTTTTCATAGCGACCATTTTCATGTTGGTTGTTCAGATCTTTGGCATTAAAGTGTTTTTAAAAATCAATCAAATTCCGCAACATTATTTGATTCCAACTATTTTATTATTATGTGCCCTTGGCAGTTTTGCTATTAATAACCGAGTTTTTGATATATGGGTATTGTTGTTATTCGGAATCATTGGTTATTGGATGAAATCAAACGACTTCCCACTCCCACCATTTGTTTTAGGTGTTATCCTTGGACCAATGGTCGAGACGAATTTACGTCAAGCCATCTCGACTGATTCTAATTTGTTGTTGTTTATTACAAGGCCAATATCAGGTGTGTTAATTGGCTTAGCCGTCTTATCTATGATC